From a region of the Pseudodesulfovibrio senegalensis genome:
- the ftsZ gene encoding cell division protein FtsZ — protein MEFFEIEHDTSAKIKVVGCGGGGGNAVNNMIMSSLKGVQFIVANTDAQDIHKSMAEHKIQMGEQLTKGLGAGANPEVGCNAALESEALIREALEGADMVFITAGMGGGTGTGSAPVVARIAKEMGALTVGVVTKPFYFEGKRRLQQADQGTKELSESVDSIITIPNDRLLQLAAKKASFADMLKKADEVLYYAVKGIADLITVHGLINLDFADVKAVMGSSGMALMGTGIATGESRAKEAAMKAITSPLLEDVSIEGAKGVLINITCGPDMLIDEVSEAADIIYKEAHDEAEIFFGTVFDPDAGDEMRITVIATGIQQAMEEPEPALSRAEQQKLMLLGPRGMKRPATAEAKPMRNGQRKVMEGNLNIPAYLRKGGSELTDIDQEMPAAQVSSRAVAGPGEEEFIFEEDDFDVPAFIRKNCD, from the coding sequence ATGGAATTCTTTGAAATCGAACATGACACCAGCGCCAAGATCAAAGTGGTCGGCTGCGGTGGCGGCGGCGGTAACGCCGTGAACAACATGATCATGTCGTCCCTCAAGGGCGTACAGTTCATCGTTGCCAACACGGACGCACAGGACATTCACAAATCCATGGCCGAGCACAAGATCCAGATGGGCGAACAGCTCACCAAGGGTCTGGGCGCAGGCGCAAACCCGGAAGTTGGCTGCAACGCGGCCCTGGAGTCCGAGGCCCTGATCCGCGAAGCGCTCGAAGGCGCGGACATGGTCTTCATCACCGCAGGCATGGGCGGCGGAACCGGCACCGGCTCGGCTCCTGTCGTGGCGCGCATCGCCAAGGAAATGGGCGCACTCACCGTGGGTGTGGTCACCAAGCCCTTCTACTTTGAAGGCAAGCGCCGCCTGCAACAGGCCGACCAGGGGACCAAGGAACTTTCCGAGTCCGTGGACTCCATCATCACCATCCCCAACGACCGGCTCCTGCAACTGGCCGCCAAAAAGGCATCCTTTGCGGACATGCTCAAAAAGGCGGACGAAGTGCTCTACTACGCGGTCAAGGGTATCGCGGACCTGATCACCGTGCACGGCCTGATCAACCTCGACTTCGCGGACGTGAAAGCAGTCATGGGTTCCTCGGGCATGGCCCTCATGGGCACGGGCATCGCCACCGGCGAATCCCGCGCCAAGGAAGCCGCCATGAAGGCCATCACCAGCCCGCTGCTGGAAGACGTGTCCATCGAAGGCGCCAAGGGCGTACTCATCAACATCACCTGCGGACCGGACATGCTCATCGACGAAGTCTCCGAAGCCGCGGACATCATCTACAAGGAAGCCCACGACGAAGCCGAAATCTTCTTCGGTACCGTGTTCGACCCGGATGCGGGCGATGAGATGCGCATCACGGTCATCGCCACCGGCATTCAGCAGGCCATGGAAGAGCCGGAGCCCGCTCTTTCCAGAGCGGAGCAGCAGAAGCTCATGCTGCTCGGCCCCCGGGGCATGAAGCGCCCGGCCACGGCCGAAGCCAAACCCATGCGCAACGGCCAGCGCAAAGTCATGGAAGGCAACCTCAACATTCCCGCCTATCTGCGCAAGGGAGGCAGCGAACTGACCGACATCGATCAGGAAATGCCCGCAGCACAGGTCAGCAGCCGTGCGGTTGCCGGTCCGGGCGAGGAGGAATTCATATTCGAGGAAGACGATTTCGACGTACCCGCGTTCATTCGCAAGAACTGCGACTAA
- the ftsA gene encoding cell division protein FtsA, with protein sequence MAKHDLIVGLDVGTTKICVVVGEVNDEGSVDIIGIGTSPSTGLRRGVVVNIEKTVQCIKKALEDAELMAGCDIRSVYAGIAGSHIQGFNSHGVIAVKGGEVTQRDVDRVIEAARAIAIPMDREVLHTLPQEFIVDDQRGIADPLGMAGVRLEVKVHIVTGAVTSAQNIIRSCNRSGLDVSNIVLESLASSKAVLSPEEREIGVALVDIGGGTTDLAIFSKDSIKHTSVLALGGHNLTNDIAYGLRTPMVSAEQIKIDHGCAMADLITSDQIIEVPSVGGRESRTMSKRVLAEICEPRCEEIMALVDQELIKSGFKNMIAAGVVLTGGTCLIEGIQELAEQIFDLPVRIGSPVGVGGLSAEVSSPMYATATGLLLHGAEEESGPGATRQKAFRVRDDSPFESILGRMRKWFTDIA encoded by the coding sequence ATGGCCAAACACGATCTCATCGTCGGCCTCGACGTGGGCACCACCAAAATCTGCGTGGTCGTCGGCGAAGTAAACGACGAAGGCAGCGTGGACATCATCGGCATCGGCACCAGCCCCTCCACGGGCCTGCGCCGGGGCGTGGTGGTCAACATCGAAAAAACGGTCCAGTGCATCAAGAAAGCGCTGGAAGACGCGGAACTCATGGCGGGATGCGATATCCGCAGCGTGTACGCGGGCATTGCCGGAAGCCACATTCAGGGCTTCAACAGCCACGGCGTCATTGCGGTCAAGGGCGGCGAGGTCACCCAGCGCGATGTGGACCGCGTCATCGAGGCGGCCCGCGCCATCGCCATCCCCATGGACCGCGAGGTGCTGCACACGCTGCCGCAGGAATTCATCGTGGACGACCAGCGCGGCATCGCCGATCCGCTGGGCATGGCCGGCGTGCGGCTTGAAGTGAAGGTGCACATCGTCACCGGCGCGGTGACCTCAGCGCAGAACATCATCCGCTCGTGCAACCGTTCCGGACTGGACGTTTCCAACATCGTGCTGGAGTCGCTGGCCTCGAGCAAGGCCGTGCTCTCGCCCGAGGAACGCGAGATCGGCGTTGCACTGGTGGACATCGGCGGCGGCACAACGGACCTGGCGATTTTCTCCAAGGACAGCATCAAGCACACCTCGGTGCTGGCGCTCGGCGGTCACAACCTGACCAACGACATCGCCTACGGGCTGCGAACGCCCATGGTTTCGGCCGAACAGATCAAGATCGACCACGGATGCGCCATGGCCGACCTGATCACCTCGGACCAGATCATCGAAGTGCCCAGCGTGGGCGGCCGGGAATCGCGCACCATGAGCAAGCGCGTGCTGGCCGAAATATGCGAACCCCGGTGCGAGGAGATCATGGCCCTCGTGGATCAGGAACTGATCAAATCCGGATTCAAGAACATGATTGCGGCGGGCGTGGTCCTCACGGGCGGCACCTGCCTCATCGAAGGCATCCAGGAACTGGCCGAACAGATTTTCGACCTTCCGGTGCGCATCGGTTCACCCGTGGGGGTGGGCGGCTTGAGCGCCGAGGTCAGCAGTCCCATGTATGCCACGGCGACCGGACTTCTTCTGCACGGTGCGGAAGAGGAATCCGGTCCGGGCGCAACGCGGCAAAAGGCCTTCCGCGTCCGGGACGACTCCCCGTTTGAAAGCATTCTGGGCAGAATGCGCAAATGGTTCACAGACATTGCCTAA
- a CDS encoding cell division protein FtsQ/DivIB: protein MSTLAVGGQSRLKLGSKRKGNTMRKPPRTRRSRTGGSGVMAFASRVFIAMLCITMLCVLGVGLLYGYRWLTASPYLALKDITVSGNSRLTNGDILNLAKVKLGDNCLNTNIAEVERNISANPWVKAATVRREFPNKLVITISERVPGFWVRERGTLNFADRHGKIIAPMQPGETGALPILEYGRGMNSTDTRLSALLDMIQGPETPFDMNQVAWVKVLGSKQVEIFLDGQRLALRMDLNGWQRQFRRIKAVWRDLALRGQFAQAEMIAATGDKVWVKRRGQGTAS, encoded by the coding sequence GTGAGCACTCTTGCCGTGGGCGGACAAAGCCGTCTCAAGCTGGGAAGCAAACGCAAAGGCAACACCATGCGCAAGCCCCCCAGAACGCGACGCAGCAGGACCGGTGGAAGCGGGGTCATGGCCTTTGCCAGCCGGGTATTCATCGCCATGCTGTGCATCACCATGCTCTGCGTGCTGGGTGTCGGCCTGCTGTACGGATATCGCTGGCTCACGGCCAGCCCGTATCTGGCGCTCAAGGACATCACCGTGTCCGGCAACAGCCGACTGACCAACGGGGACATCCTCAACCTGGCCAAGGTCAAACTCGGCGACAACTGCCTGAACACCAACATTGCGGAAGTTGAACGAAACATCTCCGCCAATCCGTGGGTCAAGGCAGCCACCGTGCGCCGGGAATTTCCGAACAAGCTGGTCATCACGATCAGCGAACGCGTTCCCGGCTTCTGGGTGCGCGAACGCGGCACGCTCAATTTCGCGGACCGGCACGGCAAAATCATCGCGCCCATGCAACCCGGCGAAACCGGCGCTCTGCCCATTCTGGAATACGGACGCGGCATGAACAGCACGGACACGCGCCTTTCGGCCCTGCTGGACATGATTCAGGGACCGGAAACCCCGTTCGACATGAATCAGGTGGCCTGGGTCAAGGTGCTGGGCTCGAAACAGGTGGAAATTTTTCTGGACGGCCAGCGGCTGGCCCTGCGCATGGATCTGAACGGCTGGCAACGGCAGTTCCGCAGGATCAAGGCCGTGTGGCGCGATCTGGCCCTGCGCGGGCAGTTTGCGCAGGCCGAGATGATCGCGGCCACGGGCGACAAGGTATGGGTCAAACGGCGCGGCCAGGGAACCGCATCGTAA
- the murB gene encoding UDP-N-acetylmuramate dehydrogenase — MALKQHSQPDLAKLSTLGLGGTAEIELTAGSEQDLDELCEFIMHTELRPFMLGRGSNLLCPDGHHDYALIRVQSPASPDRVEQDGKRLVLRAGAGQSLPGLLGWAQKAGLSGLENLTGIPGSVGGAVAMNAGSYGTEMKDVVTRIRLWTPAQGLFWKDASECRWGYRHFDPDITLGKCMIWEVEMALTETTTGAVKKGMKAIYAKKKETQPVAARSAGCIFKNPEGQSAGLLLDKAGFRGKTLGGVGFSELHANFLVNHGTGTSGQAVELIRQAREAVREQFDVNLETEVIFL; from the coding sequence ATGGCACTGAAACAACACAGCCAACCCGATCTGGCCAAACTCTCGACCCTTGGACTGGGTGGCACGGCAGAGATCGAGCTCACAGCGGGCTCCGAACAGGACCTCGACGAACTGTGCGAATTCATCATGCACACGGAACTGCGCCCCTTCATGCTGGGCCGGGGCAGCAACCTGCTCTGCCCGGACGGTCATCATGACTACGCGCTCATCCGCGTGCAGTCTCCGGCATCCCCGGACCGCGTGGAACAGGACGGCAAACGCCTGGTGCTGCGAGCCGGGGCCGGACAAAGCCTGCCCGGACTGCTAGGCTGGGCGCAAAAGGCCGGTCTTTCCGGGCTGGAAAACCTCACTGGAATACCGGGCAGCGTTGGCGGCGCTGTGGCCATGAACGCAGGCTCCTACGGTACGGAAATGAAGGACGTTGTCACACGAATCCGGCTCTGGACTCCGGCACAGGGTCTGTTCTGGAAGGACGCCTCCGAATGCCGCTGGGGCTATCGCCATTTCGACCCGGACATCACGCTCGGCAAATGCATGATCTGGGAAGTGGAAATGGCCCTGACCGAAACCACGACCGGTGCCGTGAAAAAGGGAATGAAAGCGATCTACGCCAAGAAAAAAGAAACCCAGCCCGTGGCGGCGCGCAGCGCGGGCTGCATATTCAAGAATCCCGAAGGACAAAGCGCGGGACTGCTGCTGGACAAGGCAGGGTTCCGGGGCAAGACCCTCGGTGGCGTCGGCTTTTCCGAACTGCATGCGAATTTTCTTGTCAACCACGGAACCGGCACCAGCGGGCAGGCCGTGGAACTGATCCGACAGGCGCGCGAGGCCGTGCGCGAGCAATTCGACGTGAATCTCGAAACGGAGGTCATTTTCCTGTGA
- the murC gene encoding UDP-N-acetylmuramate--L-alanine ligase encodes MRARVNNIHMVGIGGSGMNGIAEVLINMGFNVTGSDLAAGAAVRRLQKLGAIVYIGHGADNVRDVDVLVKSTAIPDDNPELKRARELGVPIIPRAEMLAELMRLRTGIAVAGTHGKTTTTSLLATIFTEAGYDPTVIIGGRLNTYGANARLGEGDYLIAEADESDGSFLCLAPVVTVVTNVDEDHMDFYSDRDQIDESFTTFMNKIPFYGMNVVCGDDEGVQRLLPKIKRPCMTYGIGVHNRLRGEIVSSHLRSIFKVYLDGEFWGEASVAHPGLHNVLNSLGSIGVAIEAGLRKEDILRGLSNFGGVGRRFERKGERAGVLVVDDYGHHPAEIKVTLQTARACYPDRRLVVAFQPHRFSRTKALFGDFCKVFEDADLLLLTEIYPASEAPIPGVNGVSLAQGIKQVSDTDVDFCEDFDVLEEKLHKTLKPGDLFLTLGAGSIWRVGEHFLDAVEGTGTGDK; translated from the coding sequence ATGCGGGCCAGAGTCAACAACATCCACATGGTGGGCATTGGCGGTTCCGGCATGAACGGCATTGCCGAGGTGCTCATCAACATGGGATTCAACGTGACCGGGTCCGACCTTGCGGCCGGAGCGGCCGTGCGCCGCCTCCAGAAACTCGGGGCCATCGTTTACATCGGCCACGGAGCCGACAACGTGCGCGACGTGGACGTGCTGGTCAAGTCCACGGCCATTCCCGACGACAATCCGGAACTCAAGCGCGCCCGCGAACTGGGCGTGCCCATAATCCCGCGCGCGGAAATGCTGGCCGAACTCATGCGCCTGCGCACGGGCATCGCCGTGGCCGGAACCCACGGCAAGACCACGACCACGTCCCTGCTGGCCACCATCTTCACGGAAGCGGGCTACGACCCCACCGTGATCATCGGCGGCAGGCTCAATACCTACGGCGCCAACGCACGGCTCGGCGAAGGCGACTACCTCATTGCCGAGGCCGACGAATCCGACGGTTCGTTCCTGTGCCTCGCGCCCGTGGTCACCGTGGTCACCAACGTGGATGAAGACCACATGGATTTCTATTCGGACCGCGACCAGATCGATGAGTCCTTTACCACCTTCATGAACAAGATTCCCTTTTACGGCATGAACGTGGTCTGCGGCGACGACGAAGGCGTGCAGCGCCTGCTGCCAAAAATCAAACGGCCCTGCATGACATACGGCATCGGCGTGCACAACCGGTTGCGCGGCGAGATCGTCAGCTCGCACCTGCGCAGTATCTTCAAGGTCTATCTGGATGGTGAATTCTGGGGCGAAGCCTCGGTGGCCCATCCGGGGCTGCACAACGTGCTCAATTCGCTGGGGTCCATCGGCGTGGCCATCGAGGCCGGGCTGCGCAAGGAAGACATCCTGCGCGGACTGTCCAATTTCGGCGGCGTGGGCCGACGGTTCGAACGCAAGGGCGAACGCGCCGGGGTGCTGGTGGTGGATGACTACGGACACCATCCCGCGGAAATCAAGGTCACCCTGCAAACCGCGCGCGCCTGCTACCCGGACCGCCGCCTCGTGGTAGCGTTCCAGCCGCACCGTTTCAGCCGCACAAAGGCCCTGTTCGGCGATTTCTGCAAGGTTTTCGAAGACGCGGACCTGTTGCTGCTCACGGAAATCTATCCGGCGTCCGAGGCTCCCATCCCGGGCGTGAACGGCGTATCGCTGGCGCAGGGCATCAAGCAGGTCAGCGATACGGATGTGGATTTTTGCGAAGACTTCGACGTGCTTGAAGAAAAGCTCCACAAGACCCTCAAACCGGGCGACCTGTTCCTGACGCTGGGCGCGGGATCCATCTGGCGCGTGGGCGAACATTTTCTCGATGCCGTGGAAGGCACCGGAACCGGAGACAAATAG
- the murG gene encoding undecaprenyldiphospho-muramoylpentapeptide beta-N-acetylglucosaminyltransferase, which translates to MTLNRAVLTTGGTGGHIFPALAVADELRQRNPECAILFLGGSGPERELAEKHGLEFCELPARGIMGKGIGGKLQGVMQVLRGIVRARTELKTFRPEVVVGFGGYAGFSPVLAAAFSHIPCAVHEQNSVPGVTNRLLGKVADRVFLSFDDTTGAFPASKTMRTGNPVRSDIFSAHNAGTRGRNLLVLGGSQGARPINEAVAAILPELMSAGINLLHQAGKKEEQAVRAAYEQAGADPNCVHGFMDDMARAYAWADLALCRSGASTVFEIAAAGVPAVFVPFPQATHDHQTKNAMAMERTGAARLLEQDSMKDSLARTVLELLDAPETLETMAAKAVEFSAPTAAADIADELERLAGKGSEEPHKEGLQS; encoded by the coding sequence ATGACCCTGAACCGCGCCGTACTGACCACCGGCGGAACCGGCGGACACATTTTCCCGGCACTGGCCGTGGCTGACGAACTGCGCCAACGCAACCCGGAATGCGCCATCCTTTTTCTGGGCGGCAGCGGTCCCGAACGGGAACTGGCCGAAAAACACGGCCTCGAATTTTGCGAACTCCCGGCCCGCGGCATCATGGGCAAGGGCATCGGCGGCAAGCTGCAGGGCGTGATGCAGGTGTTGCGCGGCATTGTGCGGGCGCGCACCGAACTCAAAACCTTCCGCCCCGAGGTGGTCGTCGGGTTTGGCGGCTATGCCGGATTCAGCCCGGTGCTGGCCGCTGCCTTCAGCCACATTCCCTGCGCGGTGCACGAGCAGAACTCGGTGCCGGGCGTGACCAACCGGTTGCTGGGCAAAGTGGCGGACCGGGTCTTCCTGTCCTTTGACGACACCACCGGGGCCTTCCCCGCGTCAAAAACCATGCGCACGGGCAACCCGGTGCGCAGCGATATTTTCTCGGCACACAACGCCGGAACCAGGGGACGCAACCTGCTCGTCCTCGGCGGCAGCCAGGGCGCACGGCCCATCAACGAGGCCGTGGCAGCCATCCTGCCCGAGCTCATGAGCGCAGGCATAAACCTGCTCCATCAGGCCGGGAAAAAAGAAGAGCAAGCCGTGCGCGCGGCCTATGAACAGGCCGGGGCAGACCCGAATTGCGTGCACGGGTTCATGGACGACATGGCCAGGGCATACGCATGGGCCGATCTGGCCCTGTGCCGCAGCGGCGCGTCCACGGTATTTGAAATTGCGGCAGCGGGGGTTCCGGCCGTTTTCGTGCCCTTCCCGCAGGCCACACACGATCATCAGACAAAAAACGCCATGGCCATGGAGCGGACAGGCGCGGCACGTCTTCTGGAGCAGGACTCCATGAAGGATTCGCTGGCGCGCACGGTGCTCGAACTGCTCGACGCGCCCGAAACGCTCGAAACCATGGCGGCAAAAGCGGTGGAGTTTTCCGCGCCCACGGCGGCGGCGGACATAGCCGACGAGCTGGAACGGCTCGCCGGAAAGGGCTCCGAAGAACCGCATAAGGAAGGGTTGCAATCATGA
- the ftsW gene encoding putative lipid II flippase FtsW, translating into MSTNRRIRPKAAPAPVGTMDHWLLLATVLLAGFGLIMVLSSSGIMAERFYGDKYYFFKKQLIFAAAGGLVMYVCSRIPRRFIYGLTYMWLFIVLVLLVLCGLTPLGVRAGGAARWLSLGFFNVQPLELAKPALVIYLAYFFAKQQDKVKNFSIGFLPPFIVSGVLCGLLMLQPDFGGAVFLAMILFFMCAVGGTRLSYLFTAGVFGGGLGWMLISSSPYRFKRWTAFLDPFASAQNEGYQLVQSLYAFGSGKIFGSGLGAGKQKLFFLPEAHNDFIMAVAGEELGFIGMSLFFMLLAFFLYRAFRVATSQENLQDRFTAFGMTLTLALGFVLNLAVVLGTVPPKGVAMPFMSYGGSNLLVSFICVGMLLNISRGGGR; encoded by the coding sequence ATGAGCACCAACCGCAGAATACGCCCCAAGGCCGCACCCGCGCCCGTGGGCACCATGGACCACTGGCTGCTTCTGGCCACGGTCCTGCTGGCCGGTTTCGGCCTGATCATGGTGCTCTCGTCCAGCGGGATCATGGCCGAGCGTTTCTACGGGGACAAATACTATTTCTTCAAGAAGCAGCTGATTTTCGCGGCCGCAGGCGGGCTGGTCATGTACGTGTGTTCCCGCATACCGCGCCGCTTCATCTACGGGCTGACATACATGTGGCTGTTCATCGTGCTGGTATTGCTGGTTCTGTGCGGACTGACGCCGCTGGGCGTGCGTGCCGGCGGTGCGGCGCGCTGGCTTTCACTCGGGTTCTTCAACGTGCAGCCCTTGGAGCTGGCAAAACCCGCGCTGGTCATCTATCTGGCATATTTCTTTGCCAAGCAGCAGGACAAGGTCAAGAATTTCTCCATAGGCTTCCTGCCGCCGTTCATCGTTTCCGGCGTGCTGTGCGGGCTGCTCATGCTCCAGCCGGACTTCGGCGGAGCCGTGTTTCTGGCCATGATCCTCTTTTTCATGTGCGCGGTGGGCGGCACCCGGCTGAGCTACCTGTTCACGGCGGGCGTATTCGGCGGCGGGCTGGGCTGGATGCTCATCTCCTCGTCCCCATACCGTTTCAAGCGCTGGACCGCGTTCCTCGACCCCTTTGCCAGTGCGCAGAACGAAGGCTACCAACTGGTGCAATCCCTGTACGCCTTCGGATCAGGGAAAATATTCGGTTCCGGACTTGGCGCGGGCAAGCAGAAACTCTTCTTCCTGCCCGAGGCCCACAACGACTTCATCATGGCCGTGGCCGGGGAGGAACTCGGATTCATCGGCATGAGCCTGTTCTTCATGCTGCTGGCCTTTTTCCTGTACCGGGCCTTCCGTGTGGCCACAAGTCAGGAAAACCTGCAGGACCGCTTCACAGCCTTCGGCATGACCCTGACGCTGGCCCTGGGCTTCGTGCTCAACCTAGCCGTGGTGCTGGGCACGGTACCGCCCAAGGGCGTGGCCATGCCGTTCATGAGCTACGGCGGCTCCAACCTGCTGGTCTCGTTCATATGCGTGGGCATGCTCCTGAACATTTCGCGCGGAGGTGGGCGATGA
- the murD gene encoding UDP-N-acetylmuramoyl-L-alanine--D-glutamate ligase: protein MNRVVKEFADKHRLEGSRAVVVGAGKSGVAAARLLHALGANVRMVDTNESLPESTREAASAVAELQTGPHNAGQFADADLVVLSPGVPARSLAEFTNGLNPRKVVAELEFASWFMETPIIAITGSNGKTTTTTLIGELLRDAGKSVFVGGNIGTPLCEYLLDMDPVDVVVLEVSSFQLQNCRLFHPHVALFLNIAPNHLDYHEDMDEYLDAKLRMFAMQEESDMAIVHESLRPVLEGRDFTKAETIWYSSAKRFDAPHLPGAHNKANVQAAWLAVKQFGVSPRNAERVLSGFRSLEHRLEILGQAKGVTFVNDSKATTLEAVAAAVRSFDGRTVRLLMGGKFKGGDVGELARTMEGRVEQVGLYGASRDIFEGPMKRYFPVSWDDTMELAVRRLVSQAHPGDVILLSPGTSSYDQYPNYIARGEDFRRIFGECQ from the coding sequence ATGAATCGCGTGGTCAAGGAATTCGCAGACAAGCACCGGCTCGAAGGCAGCAGGGCAGTTGTGGTGGGCGCAGGTAAATCCGGCGTCGCAGCCGCACGGCTGCTGCACGCGCTCGGGGCAAACGTCCGCATGGTGGACACCAACGAGTCCCTGCCGGAATCAACGCGCGAGGCGGCATCCGCCGTGGCCGAACTGCAAACCGGCCCGCACAATGCCGGCCAGTTCGCGGACGCAGACCTTGTGGTGCTCTCCCCGGGTGTTCCCGCCAGAAGCCTCGCAGAATTCACCAACGGCCTGAACCCGCGCAAGGTGGTGGCCGAACTGGAATTTGCCTCATGGTTCATGGAAACGCCCATCATCGCCATCACCGGCTCCAACGGCAAGACCACCACGACCACCCTGATCGGCGAACTGCTCAGGGACGCGGGCAAATCCGTATTCGTGGGCGGCAATATCGGCACCCCGCTGTGCGAATACCTGCTGGACATGGATCCCGTGGACGTGGTGGTTCTGGAAGTCTCCAGCTTCCAGTTGCAGAACTGCCGCCTCTTTCACCCGCATGTGGCCCTGTTCCTGAACATTGCGCCCAACCACCTCGATTATCATGAGGACATGGACGAATATCTCGACGCCAAACTGCGCATGTTCGCCATGCAGGAAGAAAGCGACATGGCCATCGTGCACGAAAGCCTCCGGCCCGTGCTTGAAGGGCGCGATTTCACCAAGGCGGAAACCATCTGGTACTCCTCGGCAAAACGCTTTGACGCCCCACACCTGCCCGGCGCTCACAACAAGGCCAATGTACAGGCCGCATGGCTGGCCGTGAAGCAGTTCGGGGTTTCTCCCCGCAACGCGGAACGGGTGCTGTCCGGGTTCCGGTCGCTGGAACACCGGCTGGAGATACTGGGCCAGGCCAAGGGCGTGACGTTCGTCAACGACTCCAAGGCCACCACGCTGGAAGCCGTGGCCGCGGCCGTGCGCAGCTTCGACGGTCGCACAGTGCGTCTGCTCATGGGCGGCAAATTCAAGGGCGGTGACGTGGGCGAACTGGCCCGGACCATGGAAGGCCGCGTGGAACAGGTCGGACTGTACGGTGCCAGCCGCGACATTTTTGAAGGGCCCATGAAACGGTATTTCCCGGTGTCGTGGGACGACACCATGGAGCTGGCCGTGCGTCGGCTGGTTTCGCAGGCGCACCCGGGCGACGTGATCCTGCTTTCGCCGGGCACGTCCAGCTACGACCAGTACCCCAACTATATTGCCCGCGGCGAAGACTTCCGCCGCATTTTCGGGGAGTGCCAATAA
- the mraY gene encoding phospho-N-acetylmuramoyl-pentapeptide-transferase, whose amino-acid sequence MIYHLLYPLSAEVGAFNVFRYITFRSIWALLTALIISILFGPMMIRWLKRLKFGQYIREDGPAHQQKQGTPTMGGLMILFSVLLSCLLWADLTNHYVLLTMFVFAGFGAVGFADDYIKVVKKRNLGLSSKAKFISQILVASAAIAVLIHEPNYSTMLSVPFFKNWLPNLGWFYLPFALLVLVGSSNAVNLTDGLDGLAIGPMVVAMACFAIFTYVSGHTGIAQYLSVPTLPGIGEVTVFCGAMVGAGLGFLWFNAYPAQVFMGDTGSLALGGALGFVAVLAKQELLLVIVGGVFVFETLSVIIQVGYFRMTGGKRIFRMAPLHHHFELKGIPESKIIIRFWIFSILMALMALSTLKLR is encoded by the coding sequence GTGATCTATCACCTGCTCTACCCCTTGAGCGCCGAAGTAGGCGCGTTCAACGTGTTCCGGTACATCACGTTCCGGTCCATCTGGGCGTTGCTCACCGCGCTGATCATCTCCATTCTGTTCGGCCCCATGATGATCCGCTGGCTCAAGCGGCTCAAGTTCGGCCAATACATCCGCGAAGACGGCCCCGCGCACCAACAAAAGCAGGGAACCCCGACCATGGGCGGACTCATGATCCTGTTCAGCGTATTGCTGAGCTGCCTGCTGTGGGCGGACCTGACCAACCATTACGTGCTGCTGACCATGTTCGTGTTCGCGGGCTTCGGAGCCGTGGGATTTGCGGACGACTACATCAAGGTGGTCAAGAAACGGAATCTGGGCCTGAGCTCCAAGGCCAAGTTCATCAGCCAGATACTGGTTGCCTCTGCAGCCATTGCCGTACTCATTCACGAGCCCAACTACTCCACCATGCTTTCCGTGCCCTTCTTCAAGAACTGGCTGCCGAACCTCGGCTGGTTCTACCTGCCCTTCGCTCTGCTGGTGCTTGTGGGTTCCAGCAACGCGGTCAACCTCACGGACGGGCTGGACGGGCTGGCCATCGGCCCCATGGTGGTGGCCATGGCCTGTTTTGCCATCTTCACATACGTTTCCGGGCACACGGGCATTGCACAATATCTTTCAGTCCCCACCCTGCCGGGCATCGGCGAGGTCACGGTGTTCTGCGGCGCAATGGTTGGCGCAGGCCTCGGATTCCTGTGGTTCAACGCCTATCCCGCTCAAGTCTTCATGGGCGACACCGGCAGCCTCGCGCTGGGCGGCGCGCTGGGTTTCGTGGCCGTGCTGGCCAAGCAGGAACTGCTGCTGGTCATCGTAGGCGGCGTGTTCGTGTTCGAAACCCTCTCGGTCATCATCCAGGTGGGCTACTTCCGCATGACCGGCGGCAAACGCATCTTCCGCATGGCTCCCCTGCACCATCATTTCGAACTCAAGGGCATACCGGAATCCAAGATCATCATCCGGTTCTGGATTTTTTCCATACTCATGGCGCTCATGGCGCTTTCAACACTGAAGCTGAGGTAG